From Amycolatopsis sp. YIM 10, the proteins below share one genomic window:
- a CDS encoding fibronectin type III domain-containing protein, whose product MTDAALAFEPGRPVPLEVVPMRKTLFLLSALLLAGCSAEAPEPGLRATLIGSDDVVLDWPPAEPGVAGRVLEFATEAGGEYTVLQFMPPGQTQYTHPDLIPHTHFHYRLRPFAGPVSTTAEIVLPPGEFDEAAQALNHDWAVPLVTAGDPANQHPVGSAEAAPTEFRAIVEHANGIRFTWTDNATDEAGYLLELRTTGEYRVAAVFEPDVTSAGLITLPEEKAATYRVRAFGYGPPSTVADVRTGQED is encoded by the coding sequence TTGACCGACGCCGCCCTGGCTTTCGAGCCGGGGCGGCCCGTCCCGCTCGAGGTCGTCCCCATGCGCAAAACCCTGTTCCTGCTGTCCGCGTTGCTGCTCGCGGGCTGTTCCGCCGAAGCGCCGGAGCCCGGTCTGCGTGCCACGCTGATCGGCTCCGACGACGTGGTGCTCGACTGGCCGCCCGCCGAACCCGGCGTGGCGGGCCGGGTGCTGGAATTCGCCACCGAAGCCGGTGGGGAATACACCGTGCTGCAGTTCATGCCACCCGGCCAGACGCAGTACACGCACCCGGATCTCATTCCGCACACGCATTTCCACTACCGCCTCCGCCCTTTTGCCGGACCGGTTTCAACCACGGCTGAAATAGTGCTCCCACCGGGTGAATTCGACGAAGCGGCGCAGGCGCTGAACCACGATTGGGCGGTGCCACTGGTCACCGCGGGTGATCCGGCGAACCAGCACCCGGTGGGATCGGCCGAAGCCGCGCCCACCGAATTCCGGGCCATCGTCGAGCACGCCAACGGAATCCGGTTCACCTGGACCGACAACGCCACCGACGAGGCGGGTTACCTGCTGGAACTGCGGACCACCGGCGAGTACCGGGTGGCCGCGGTGTTCGAGCCGGACGTCACCTCGGCCGGGCTGATCACCCTGCCGGAGGAGAAGGCGGCGACCTATCGCGTGCGGGCGTTCGGTTACGGACCGCCGTCCACAGTGGCCGATGTCCGGACCGGACAGGAAGATTGA
- a CDS encoding GNAT family N-acetyltransferase has protein sequence MAGTFLETERLTLRRLTDSDLDLLVELDADPAVMRYLTGGAPNSRERLATDFLPRMLSHGQRFPGYGFFIAHEKTSGEFLGWFHLRPDPDGPDDEPELGYRLRQSAWGKGYATEGSRALVEKAFTELGAKRVYASTMVVNTGSRRVMEKAGLRQVRTYFEDWPESIEGSEHGDVEYSLDRSEWRK, from the coding sequence ATGGCGGGGACTTTTCTGGAGACCGAGCGGCTGACCCTTCGCCGGCTCACCGATTCCGACCTCGACCTGCTGGTCGAGCTGGACGCCGATCCGGCGGTGATGCGCTACCTCACCGGTGGGGCGCCGAACTCACGAGAACGCCTGGCCACCGACTTCCTGCCGCGGATGCTGTCGCACGGGCAGCGCTTTCCGGGCTACGGCTTCTTCATCGCGCACGAAAAGACGAGCGGTGAGTTCCTCGGCTGGTTCCACCTGCGCCCGGATCCCGACGGCCCGGACGACGAGCCGGAGCTGGGTTACCGCCTGCGCCAGTCCGCCTGGGGCAAGGGATACGCCACCGAAGGTTCCCGCGCGCTCGTCGAGAAGGCGTTCACCGAACTGGGCGCGAAGCGCGTTTACGCGAGCACGATGGTGGTGAACACCGGTTCCCGGCGGGTGATGGAGAAGGCCGGGCTGCGGCAGGTCCGCACCTACTTCGAGGACTGGCCGGAGTCGATCGAAGGTTCCGAGCACGGCGACGTCGAATACTCGCTGGACCGGTCCGAATGGCGGAAGTAG
- a CDS encoding ABC transporter ATP-binding protein: MAEVGPGTPDDRGAARYLWWLVRSQPWRAARGSLYGSVWMVSTMLPPYLSSRAIDNGLRTGDFAELAAWTGAVLVSALFNALLGMMRHRTMTFVRVDAALRTVRVVVRHVGRLGATLPRRVSAGEVAHIGAADISTISECLTLVGPGVGAVFAFLAVSLLLLGVSPLLSLVVVTGVPVLALTIVPLLKRLQRHESEYRERQGELTSQVGDIVGGLRVLRGIGGSEQFSRRFRGSSRLLRDDGYRVGGVTSWVKALTTGMPVMFLAVITWLAARMCAAGEITIGELVAVYGYVATLVIPMFFLIEGSDQLARGLVAARRVTALLRIEPEQAGGDRPGPEGPANLADPDSGLVVPPGVLLAVVSGAPAEAAAVLDRLGRYTDSAATWNDVPLSEVRLDEVRARILLARNEEHLFAGPVRDAIAKRAEHDDAAITAAVRAAAAEDVIGGLPDGLDSPLEARGANLSGGQRQRLRLARALLADPEVLLLVEPASAVDAPTEALIAARLREFRAGRTTVVATTSPLQAGRADLVAFLAEGRVVATGTHTSLLETEPRYRALVYRGAEEEVAR; this comes from the coding sequence ATGGCGGAAGTAGGCCCCGGCACCCCGGACGACCGCGGCGCCGCGCGGTACCTCTGGTGGCTGGTGCGCAGTCAGCCGTGGCGGGCGGCACGCGGCTCGCTCTACGGCAGCGTGTGGATGGTCAGCACGATGCTGCCGCCGTACCTCAGCTCGCGCGCGATCGACAACGGCCTGCGCACCGGTGACTTCGCCGAGCTGGCCGCGTGGACCGGGGCGGTGCTGGTCTCGGCGCTGTTCAACGCGCTGCTCGGGATGATGCGCCACCGCACGATGACCTTCGTGCGGGTCGACGCCGCGCTGCGCACGGTGCGGGTGGTGGTGCGGCACGTGGGCCGGCTCGGCGCGACGCTGCCGCGCCGGGTGTCCGCCGGCGAGGTGGCGCACATCGGCGCGGCCGACATCAGCACCATCTCCGAGTGCCTGACACTGGTCGGGCCCGGTGTGGGCGCGGTGTTCGCCTTTCTCGCCGTCTCCCTGCTCCTGCTGGGGGTGTCCCCCCTGCTCTCGCTGGTGGTCGTGACCGGCGTGCCGGTGCTCGCGCTCACCATCGTGCCGTTGCTGAAACGCTTGCAGCGCCACGAATCCGAGTACCGCGAGCGGCAGGGTGAGCTGACCTCGCAGGTCGGGGACATCGTCGGTGGCCTGCGGGTGCTGCGCGGAATCGGCGGCAGTGAGCAGTTCTCGCGGCGGTTCCGCGGTTCGTCGCGGCTGCTGCGCGACGACGGGTACCGCGTCGGCGGGGTGACCAGCTGGGTCAAGGCGCTGACCACCGGCATGCCGGTGATGTTCCTCGCGGTGATCACCTGGCTGGCCGCGCGGATGTGCGCCGCCGGGGAGATCACCATCGGCGAGCTGGTGGCCGTCTACGGGTACGTGGCGACGCTGGTGATCCCGATGTTCTTCCTGATCGAGGGCAGTGACCAGCTGGCGAGGGGCCTGGTCGCGGCCCGGCGGGTCACCGCGCTGCTGCGGATCGAGCCGGAGCAGGCAGGCGGCGACCGGCCCGGCCCGGAGGGCCCGGCGAACCTGGCTGATCCGGACTCCGGCCTGGTGGTCCCGCCGGGTGTGCTGCTGGCCGTGGTCTCGGGCGCGCCCGCCGAGGCGGCCGCGGTGCTCGACCGGCTCGGGCGGTACACCGATTCGGCGGCCACCTGGAACGACGTGCCGCTGAGCGAGGTCCGGCTCGACGAGGTCCGCGCGCGCATCCTGCTCGCGCGCAACGAGGAGCACCTGTTCGCCGGTCCGGTGCGCGACGCGATCGCCAAGCGGGCCGAGCACGACGACGCGGCGATCACCGCCGCGGTGCGCGCGGCCGCCGCCGAGGACGTGATCGGCGGATTGCCGGACGGGCTCGATTCGCCGCTGGAAGCCCGCGGCGCCAATCTTTCCGGCGGGCAGCGGCAGCGGTTGCGGCTGGCCAGGGCGCTGCTGGCGGATCCGGAGGTCCTGCTGCTGGTCGAACCGGCGTCCGCGGTGGACGCGCCGACCGAAGCGCTGATCGCCGCGCGGCTGCGCGAGTTCCGCGCCGGGCGGACCACGGTGGTGGCCACCACGTCACCGCTGCAGGCCGGGCGGGCGGACCTGGTCGCGTTCCTGGCCGAGGGCCGGGTGGTCGCGACCGGGACGCACACGAGCCTGCTGGAGACCGAACCGCGGTACCGCGCGCTGGTCTACCGGGGCGCCGAAGAGGAGGTGGCGCGATGA